Proteins encoded by one window of Paenibacillus urinalis:
- the secF gene encoding protein translocase subunit SecF: MRFNWEFDYIKISKYFYTFSIVITLLGILSLAVFGLNYGVDFRSGSNVDVTASKTITTEEIEPVLEELGLADDEPAISAGTSQVNIRFSSVLNEEQEANLKSAFNEQIDPEASFEVNTVDPEMAKELGRNAIYAVLIASLGILIYVTIRFEWRFAVAAIVALLHDAFVVISIFSLFRWEVDLTFITAVLTIVGFSINDTIVVFDRIRENLRFAKTKTSKDVNEVVNRSIAQTMTRSLNTTITVFIASLFLFLLGGESIRMFSLAMVIGLVFGAYSSIFIASPLWAILKNKQKPKTNNPAKSAN; the protein is encoded by the coding sequence GTGCGCTTTAATTGGGAATTTGATTACATCAAAATAAGTAAATATTTTTATACGTTTTCCATCGTCATTACTTTGCTTGGGATATTAAGCCTTGCTGTCTTCGGACTTAATTATGGCGTAGATTTCCGATCTGGCTCGAATGTGGACGTGACTGCGTCCAAAACGATTACAACGGAAGAAATTGAACCTGTCCTTGAAGAGCTGGGGCTTGCAGATGACGAGCCTGCCATTTCTGCAGGTACAAGCCAAGTGAATATTCGTTTTTCTTCGGTGCTCAATGAAGAACAGGAAGCTAATTTGAAGTCCGCTTTTAATGAACAAATTGACCCGGAAGCGTCCTTTGAAGTCAACACCGTTGATCCGGAAATGGCCAAAGAGCTGGGACGCAATGCAATTTATGCCGTACTGATTGCAAGCTTAGGGATTTTGATCTATGTTACCATTCGGTTTGAGTGGAGATTTGCTGTAGCTGCAATCGTCGCACTGCTGCATGATGCATTTGTCGTTATCAGTATTTTCTCTTTATTCAGATGGGAAGTAGATCTGACCTTTATTACGGCAGTATTAACCATTGTCGGTTTCTCCATTAATGATACGATCGTTGTGTTTGACCGGATTCGAGAGAATTTGAGATTTGCTAAGACCAAGACAAGTAAAGATGTGAATGAGGTTGTAAACCGAAGCATTGCACAGACAATGACTCGTTCATTGAATACGACAATTACCGTATTTATTGCATCACTGTTCCTATTCCTGCTGGGCGGCGAATCGATTCGCATGTTCTCACTGGCTATGGTGATTGGTCTTGTCTTCGGTGCCTACTCGTCTATATTTATTGCAAGCCCACTCTGGGCCATTCTTAAAAATAAACAAAAGCCAAAAACAAACAATCCTGCGAAGTCAGCTAACTGA
- a CDS encoding post-transcriptional regulator, with product MDSTIEEMDGQELEEAIELLCCSKAEELRLVGYEHVTSKDVWNCISHKYEKHGVPQLHQLVNDILSLKATSFMNYMTLSAYRGSSF from the coding sequence ATGGATTCCACAATTGAAGAAATGGATGGACAGGAGCTTGAAGAAGCCATCGAGCTGTTATGCTGCAGTAAGGCTGAGGAACTTCGGTTGGTAGGATATGAGCATGTAACCAGTAAGGATGTGTGGAATTGTATTAGTCATAAATATGAGAAACACGGCGTTCCGCAGCTGCATCAGCTGGTTAACGATATTTTATCGCTGAAGGCAACCAGCTTTATGAATTACATGACGCTGTCCGCTTATCGAGGTTCCTCTTTCTAA
- the yajC gene encoding preprotein translocase subunit YajC, which yields MINAPLQAAGGGGLQLIIMMVLMFAVFYFLLIRPQQKRQKEHRNLLNSLKKGDKVVTIGGLHGVITEVTDDTIVLRVNDVTKLTFNRSSISSVVPRESEETA from the coding sequence ATGATAAATGCTCCATTACAAGCAGCAGGCGGTGGCGGTCTTCAGCTCATCATTATGATGGTACTTATGTTTGCGGTGTTCTATTTTCTTCTGATCAGACCGCAGCAAAAAAGACAAAAAGAACATAGAAATTTGCTGAACTCCTTGAAAAAAGGAGATAAGGTCGTAACCATCGGCGGACTTCACGGTGTAATTACAGAAGTAACGGACGATACGATCGTATTGCGTGTAAACGATGTCACTAAATTGACATTTAACCGCAGCAGCATCAGCTCCGTCGTTCCTAGAGAAAGCGAAGAAACAGCATAA
- the queA gene encoding tRNA preQ1(34) S-adenosylmethionine ribosyltransferase-isomerase QueA yields MNVDMYDFELPESLIAQTPLKERSASRLLTLNKETGEMEHHTFTDIIDFLNPGDTLILNDTRVIPARLFGIKEDTGAKAEVLLLHNLGEDRWETLVKPGKKLKKGAVIRFGEELSATIEEESDMGGRVIRFSYDGIFQEILDRLGQMPLPPYIKEKLEDKERYQTVYAKHEGSAAAPTAGLHFTKELLARIQDKGISIGFITLHVGLGTFRPMSVDVVEEHVMHAEYYSLNQETADLINETKKRGGRVIAVGTTSCRTLETVGTQLEGKELTASSGWTDIFMYPGYEFKVVDALITNFHLPKSTLVMLVSALAGLENIMTAYKEAVNQEYRFFSFGDSMFIY; encoded by the coding sequence ATGAATGTAGATATGTATGATTTTGAACTACCCGAGTCTCTGATTGCTCAAACGCCGCTTAAAGAGCGCAGTGCATCACGGCTGCTTACGCTCAATAAAGAGACGGGTGAGATGGAGCACCACACTTTTACGGATATCATAGATTTTCTTAACCCAGGCGATACCTTAATACTTAATGATACGAGGGTTATACCCGCCAGATTGTTTGGTATTAAAGAAGACACGGGTGCCAAGGCAGAGGTTCTCCTGCTGCATAATCTTGGGGAAGATCGCTGGGAAACGCTCGTTAAGCCGGGGAAAAAGCTGAAGAAGGGAGCCGTCATCCGTTTTGGTGAAGAGTTGTCCGCTACCATTGAGGAAGAGAGTGATATGGGTGGACGAGTTATTCGCTTTAGCTATGATGGTATTTTCCAGGAAATACTGGATCGCTTAGGGCAGATGCCACTTCCTCCGTATATTAAGGAGAAGCTGGAGGATAAAGAGCGCTACCAGACGGTATATGCTAAGCATGAAGGCTCTGCAGCGGCTCCTACAGCAGGACTTCACTTTACTAAAGAGCTTCTTGCAAGAATTCAAGACAAAGGGATCTCCATTGGATTTATTACCCTTCATGTAGGGCTTGGAACGTTTCGTCCCATGTCGGTCGATGTCGTAGAGGAGCATGTCATGCATGCGGAATATTACTCCTTGAATCAAGAAACAGCAGATCTGATCAATGAGACGAAAAAACGTGGGGGACGCGTTATCGCGGTGGGAACAACAAGCTGCCGGACTCTCGAAACCGTTGGAACTCAGCTTGAAGGTAAAGAGCTCACAGCCAGCAGTGGCTGGACAGATATATTTATGTACCCTGGGTATGAATTCAAGGTTGTAGATGCTTTAATTACGAACTTCCACCTTCCTAAGTCAACACTTGTCATGCTGGTGAGTGCTCTTGCTGGTCTTGAGAACATCATGACTGCCTACAAAGAGGCAGTAAATCAAGAATATCGTTTCTTCAGCTTCGGAGATTCAATGTTCATTTACTAA
- the spoVB gene encoding stage V sporulation protein B, whose protein sequence is MKKQTFIQGTMILLAAGIINRILGFIPRIVLPRVIGAEGVGLYQQGYPFFIVIVTLITGGLPLAIAKLVAEAESLGNNGTSEKILRVSLLFTLSLGVLFTTLCIIFAPWVTSTILTDERVYHTFVSMTPMILIIAVSSVYRGYFQGKQNMIPSAASSIAETLMRILCVLWFSYLLLPRGIEYAAAGAMLGAVAGELIGMIVLLWQHEKHRKTGKSLPSLPSSAPTKQSQGQQKSIFKKLMAISIPVTAGRLVGSLSYLMETIVTAQSLALAGLTKALATAQYGALQGMVIPLLLLPGALTSSLATSLVPSLSEAAARKDYKTIHKRLHQSLRLALVTGGPFAVVMFVLAEPLCRLLYDDGSIANMLKTMTPFALFIYVQAPLQAALQALDRPGRALINTTIGAVIKITLILTLASRPEYGIYGAVIAICVNSLIVTLLHGQSLRQLLGFRFRWLDLIKVAAGMVIMAGLTQYLFLHLPWTHLSFLQFIVSSFMGLIVYLAVMAACRLIDLHDLSRVPFIGSWISPRK, encoded by the coding sequence ATGAAAAAACAAACATTCATCCAAGGAACCATGATTCTACTTGCAGCCGGCATTATCAATCGTATCCTTGGATTTATTCCCCGTATCGTACTGCCCAGAGTCATTGGAGCTGAGGGGGTTGGTCTATACCAGCAAGGCTATCCATTCTTTATCGTCATTGTAACTTTGATTACTGGGGGCCTTCCCTTAGCGATTGCCAAGCTAGTTGCTGAAGCGGAATCGTTAGGCAATAACGGCACATCCGAAAAAATTCTTCGAGTCAGTCTTTTGTTCACATTGTCGCTGGGCGTATTATTCACTACCTTATGTATTATCTTTGCACCATGGGTAACGAGCACCATTCTAACGGATGAGCGAGTATATCATACCTTTGTGAGCATGACCCCCATGATTCTCATCATCGCAGTTTCGTCCGTGTACAGAGGATATTTCCAAGGTAAGCAGAACATGATTCCCTCTGCTGCTTCATCCATTGCCGAGACGCTCATGAGAATATTATGTGTGCTGTGGTTCTCCTATCTTCTGCTCCCTCGGGGTATCGAATATGCGGCAGCAGGAGCCATGCTGGGCGCGGTCGCAGGTGAACTGATCGGTATGATTGTGCTCCTCTGGCAGCATGAGAAGCACAGGAAAACAGGGAAATCCTTACCCTCTCTCCCTTCTTCGGCACCAACTAAACAGAGTCAGGGGCAACAAAAATCAATCTTCAAAAAACTGATGGCCATCTCCATTCCCGTTACAGCCGGGCGCCTAGTAGGTTCATTGTCTTACTTAATGGAGACCATCGTTACGGCTCAAAGTCTCGCTCTTGCAGGGCTGACCAAGGCATTGGCTACAGCACAATATGGAGCACTTCAAGGAATGGTCATCCCTCTGCTGCTGCTGCCAGGTGCGCTCACATCATCACTGGCGACATCCCTCGTGCCTTCCTTATCCGAGGCAGCCGCAAGAAAAGATTATAAAACCATTCATAAGAGACTACATCAATCTCTCAGACTTGCGCTCGTTACCGGGGGACCCTTTGCCGTCGTGATGTTTGTGCTCGCAGAACCTCTATGCCGGCTGCTATACGACGATGGCTCCATTGCCAACATGCTCAAGACCATGACTCCTTTTGCTCTGTTCATCTATGTACAGGCACCACTTCAGGCAGCATTACAAGCTTTAGATCGGCCAGGAAGAGCACTCATTAACACCACAATCGGTGCTGTTATCAAGATCACCCTTATCCTTACGCTGGCTTCAAGACCTGAATATGGCATATACGGAGCCGTCATCGCTATTTGTGTTAACTCTCTCATCGTCACTCTGCTGCACGGCCAAAGTTTGAGACAGCTGCTTGGTTTTCGTTTTCGCTGGCTTGATCTTATTAAAGTGGCCGCAGGTATGGTAATTATGGCCGGGCTAACACAGTATTTATTCCTTCATCTGCCCTGGACCCATTTATCCTTCTTACAATTTATAGTTTCCAGCTTCATGGGTCTTATCGTTTATTTAGCAGTGATGGCAGCCTGCCGATTAATTGATCTGCACGATTTATCCCGTGTTCCTTTTATCGGCTCATGGATATCACCACGTAAATAG
- a CDS encoding TIGR04086 family membrane protein: MDFVRRVFSIRIHSPLLSGLITAFIWMFVGALVLSLFLWLTGMREQDLSFYTYLVHSIALLFGGFAAGKKSGERGWYHGGITGAVYGLLVFVIGFLALNSSIQLYDLLQWAIAFIVSALGGIFGVNVKR; this comes from the coding sequence ATGGATTTCGTACGCCGCGTATTTTCCATTCGCATTCACAGCCCGCTGCTCTCAGGATTGATTACTGCTTTTATCTGGATGTTTGTTGGTGCCCTGGTATTGTCTCTCTTTCTGTGGCTGACGGGTATGCGAGAGCAAGACTTATCCTTCTATACCTATTTAGTTCATTCCATTGCCCTTTTGTTTGGAGGGTTTGCTGCAGGAAAAAAATCTGGAGAACGCGGATGGTATCATGGTGGTATTACAGGAGCTGTCTACGGTCTTCTCGTCTTTGTTATCGGATTTCTCGCACTTAATTCTTCGATTCAACTATATGATTTGCTGCAATGGGCAATTGCATTTATCGTCTCTGCCTTGGGCGGCATATTCGGTGTCAATGTAAAAAGATGA
- the secD gene encoding protein translocase subunit SecD produces the protein MKRAISFILVVLVTAGVMAFTSPGLLNNIRLGLDLKGGFEILYEAEPLEAGQEVTRESLTQTAKSLEQRANALGTSEPEVTTEGSNRIRLKLAGVTDETEVRSKMKEPAVLTFRSAQDGDEPGEYSKIELRGNEFVENGASVVFGSLNEPMVDIQVKDKEKFAEITERLQGQELAIYLDDELLSAPIVQQVLTDGKAQITGSYTREEANQLRDTINLGALPLKLTEKYSQSVGASLGQLSLEQTIKAGIVASVFILIFMIALYRIPGIVASFCLIVHTWLVLLIFYWGDFVLTLPGIAAFILGIGMAVDANIITYERIKEELRSGKSVMSAVKSGERISFRTVMDSNVTTIIAAGVMFWLGTGAVRGFAIVLIIDIVTSILTNIFFSRFLLNLLVKAKLIKKPSYFGVKESEIRAL, from the coding sequence ATGAAGAGAGCTATCAGTTTCATTCTGGTCGTGCTAGTGACCGCCGGCGTTATGGCTTTTACAAGCCCAGGTCTGCTTAACAATATACGCCTCGGCCTCGATTTAAAGGGAGGCTTCGAGATTTTATATGAAGCTGAGCCGCTGGAAGCAGGACAAGAAGTCACCAGAGAATCACTTACTCAGACGGCGAAGAGTCTCGAGCAACGTGCAAATGCGTTAGGAACAAGTGAGCCTGAAGTAACAACAGAGGGTTCGAACCGGATTCGCTTGAAGCTTGCTGGGGTTACGGATGAGACCGAGGTACGCAGCAAGATGAAGGAGCCGGCTGTTCTGACGTTCCGCAGTGCGCAGGATGGGGACGAGCCCGGCGAGTACAGCAAAATTGAACTCAGAGGTAATGAGTTTGTCGAGAACGGCGCCTCTGTTGTATTTGGCAGCCTAAATGAGCCTATGGTGGACATTCAGGTGAAGGATAAGGAGAAATTCGCAGAAATTACGGAGCGTCTGCAAGGTCAAGAGCTTGCCATTTATCTGGATGATGAACTGTTATCTGCACCCATTGTTCAGCAAGTATTGACCGATGGCAAGGCACAGATCACAGGCAGCTACACACGGGAAGAAGCGAACCAGCTTCGAGACACCATCAATCTTGGAGCGCTCCCACTGAAGCTGACAGAGAAATACTCTCAAAGCGTAGGTGCTTCACTTGGACAGCTGTCCCTGGAACAGACAATTAAAGCCGGGATTGTTGCATCCGTCTTTATTTTAATATTTATGATCGCTTTATATCGTATACCTGGGATTGTAGCAAGCTTTTGTCTCATCGTGCATACATGGCTTGTTCTGCTTATTTTTTATTGGGGAGATTTCGTTCTCACCTTGCCAGGGATTGCGGCCTTCATTCTGGGGATCGGGATGGCGGTTGACGCCAATATTATTACTTATGAACGGATTAAAGAAGAGCTTCGCAGCGGAAAGAGCGTCATGTCTGCTGTTAAGTCCGGTGAACGGATCTCATTCCGTACGGTAATGGATTCGAATGTGACCACGATTATTGCAGCTGGTGTTATGTTCTGGCTTGGTACCGGAGCAGTCAGAGGCTTCGCAATCGTTCTGATCATAGATATTGTAACGAGTATTCTTACGAATATCTTCTTCTCCCGCTTCTTGCTGAACTTGCTTGTCAAAGCAAAACTGATTAAGAAGCCTTCTTACTTCGGCGTGAAGGAGAGTGAAATTCGTGCGCTTTAA
- the tgt gene encoding tRNA guanosine(34) transglycosylase Tgt has translation MSAAITYEHIKTCKQSGARLGRVHTPHGVIETPIFMPVGTQATVKTMSPEELKEMEAQIILSNTYHLFLRPGHDIVREAGGLHKFMNWDRPILTDSGGFQVFSLSEMRKITEEGVHFRSHLNGDKKFLSPEVAMEIQNSLGSDIMMAFDECPPYPADYEYVKRSLERTSRWAERCLESHARPHDQGLFAIIQGGMHEDLRKLSAQDLTSMDFPGYAIGGLSVGEPKHLMYQVLDYTVPLLPADKPRYLMGVGSPDALIEGAIRGVDMFDCVLPTRIARNGTTMTSQGRLVVRNAKYARDFSPLDPECDCYTCRNYSRAYLRHLIKADETFGLRLTTYHNLHFLLNLMKKVRQAIMDDRLLDFRDEFFEQYGLHDNDKGF, from the coding sequence ATGTCAGCAGCAATTACTTATGAACATATAAAAACTTGTAAACAATCAGGCGCACGTCTGGGACGAGTTCATACTCCGCATGGTGTGATTGAGACTCCTATTTTTATGCCGGTAGGAACCCAAGCCACAGTTAAGACAATGAGCCCAGAAGAGCTCAAAGAGATGGAGGCTCAGATTATACTGAGCAATACCTATCATCTATTCCTGCGTCCAGGGCACGATATCGTGCGCGAAGCAGGGGGCCTGCATAAATTTATGAACTGGGATCGTCCTATCCTAACGGACAGCGGTGGGTTTCAAGTGTTTTCCTTGAGTGAAATGCGTAAAATCACCGAGGAAGGTGTACACTTCCGTTCGCATCTAAATGGAGATAAGAAATTCCTCTCTCCTGAGGTTGCGATGGAAATTCAGAATTCTCTAGGCTCGGATATTATGATGGCTTTTGATGAATGTCCTCCTTATCCTGCAGACTATGAATATGTCAAGAGATCACTCGAAAGAACGAGCCGCTGGGCGGAGCGCTGTCTTGAGAGTCATGCAAGACCTCATGACCAAGGATTATTCGCGATTATACAGGGTGGAATGCACGAAGATTTGCGTAAACTAAGCGCTCAGGATTTGACTTCCATGGATTTCCCGGGGTATGCTATTGGTGGACTCAGTGTGGGCGAGCCCAAACATTTGATGTACCAAGTTTTGGATTATACAGTCCCATTGCTTCCGGCAGACAAGCCGCGTTATTTGATGGGGGTAGGTTCTCCGGATGCATTGATTGAGGGAGCCATCCGAGGCGTGGATATGTTTGATTGTGTACTTCCTACTCGTATTGCACGTAATGGAACAACAATGACCAGTCAAGGCAGACTAGTGGTTCGTAATGCGAAGTATGCCCGTGATTTCAGTCCGCTTGATCCTGAATGCGATTGCTATACATGCCGGAATTACTCCAGAGCATATCTACGACACTTAATTAAGGCAGACGAAACGTTTGGCTTGCGTCTTACAACGTATCATAACCTGCATTTCTTATTGAATTTAATGAAGAAAGTGCGTCAGGCGATCATGGATGACCGTCTGCTAGATTTCCGTGATGAGTTCTTTGAGCAATATGGACTTCATGATAATGACAAAGGGTTTTAA
- a CDS encoding cation diffusion facilitator family transporter gives MTTDYMEKMNRSRFWTSMLGNMGLTILKGSVGYISGNKALLSDAMYSAGEVSTLITHRFGNADKEPITESSTSRTVRFGGFLALIIPLLVILGAMQIAFSSIYVMVAGDLEPPQLMVLIIAFIAFVAREIWFQYEWRRSYKDKQAIHMMGRNHRLALYSSIIVLAGITLAMIGKEMDYSLLLYSEPVAALITSGIVIWKGYELLASYFLGHKDKEIRQDTYDYMETVQRVHGIVTVEQINAYERTSGIYVDVRVTVNPRMSVAEAQETSERVKVLLTGRFEQVTEVSIEVLPYLSEYPYKSNYELAERESTTLLQ, from the coding sequence ATGACCACTGATTATATGGAAAAAATGAACAGGTCTCGTTTCTGGACTAGTATGCTCGGAAATATGGGACTTACGATATTAAAAGGCAGTGTAGGTTATATTTCGGGAAACAAGGCACTTTTGAGCGACGCGATGTACTCCGCAGGAGAGGTCTCTACACTTATTACACATCGGTTCGGTAACGCTGACAAGGAACCCATCACAGAATCCTCTACAAGCCGCACGGTTCGATTTGGAGGATTTCTCGCACTGATCATTCCTTTGCTCGTAATATTAGGTGCAATGCAAATTGCTTTCTCTTCGATCTATGTTATGGTGGCAGGAGATCTTGAACCGCCGCAGCTGATGGTCTTAATCATCGCGTTTATTGCTTTTGTTGCAAGAGAGATATGGTTTCAATATGAATGGCGGCGCAGCTACAAAGATAAACAAGCCATACATATGATGGGCCGTAATCACCGTTTAGCTCTATATAGCTCTATAATCGTCCTTGCAGGCATCACGCTTGCCATGATTGGTAAAGAAATGGATTACTCTTTGCTTCTATACAGTGAACCTGTTGCTGCGCTTATAACATCCGGAATCGTAATCTGGAAGGGATATGAGCTGCTCGCAAGCTATTTCTTGGGCCACAAAGATAAGGAAATTCGACAAGATACCTATGATTACATGGAGACAGTTCAGCGTGTACATGGTATTGTAACGGTTGAACAGATTAACGCCTATGAGCGAACGAGTGGTATCTATGTAGATGTGAGAGTGACCGTAAATCCAAGAATGAGCGTTGCTGAGGCACAGGAAACGTCAGAGCGTGTCAAGGTTTTGCTTACCGGAAGATTTGAACAGGTCACAGAGGTTAGCATAGAAGTTCTGCCGTATTTATCAGAGTATCCATATAAGAGCAACTATGAGCTGGCTGAACGTGAGTCTACTACTTTGCTGCAATAA
- a CDS encoding DUF421 domain-containing protein has product MIDHVVLHILRTVLMYCIAAFAIRLMGKREIGKLSVFDLVISIMLAEIAVFAIEDVERPLYEGIVPIITLIILQVSLALLGLKSRWFRLAVDGKPVILVSNGKLQRDEMKRQRYNLDDLMLQLREQNVDNIDELQFAILETTGKLSVIPKEKKPDERHKQSQKSLFSHMSEAAEELDQNSINLTNIRYEALPLPLIMDGKVQDANLDMIQKNRFWLKNQIQEHGIKDFKDVFLCSIDHKGEIYVNAKKDSSKK; this is encoded by the coding sequence ATGATCGATCATGTCGTGCTACATATACTGCGTACTGTGCTCATGTACTGTATTGCTGCTTTTGCAATTCGTTTGATGGGCAAGAGAGAGATAGGAAAGCTGTCTGTTTTTGATTTGGTCATATCCATCATGCTTGCAGAGATTGCCGTCTTCGCGATAGAGGATGTGGAAAGACCTCTATATGAAGGCATCGTGCCGATAATAACCCTCATTATTTTGCAGGTTAGTCTCGCGCTCCTCGGGCTCAAGAGCAGATGGTTTCGTCTTGCTGTCGATGGTAAACCGGTCATTCTCGTGTCAAATGGGAAACTGCAGCGTGATGAGATGAAGAGACAGCGTTATAATCTCGATGATCTCATGCTGCAATTGCGTGAGCAGAATGTTGATAATATCGATGAATTACAGTTTGCCATTCTAGAGACAACAGGTAAGCTGTCCGTCATTCCAAAAGAGAAGAAGCCGGATGAGCGACACAAGCAGTCGCAGAAAAGCCTGTTTTCGCATATGAGCGAAGCTGCTGAAGAGTTGGATCAGAACAGTATTAATCTGACGAATATCCGATACGAGGCACTGCCGCTTCCACTTATTATGGATGGGAAGGTGCAGGATGCGAATCTGGATATGATTCAGAAAAACCGCTTCTGGCTGAAGAATCAAATCCAAGAGCACGGTATAAAAGATTTCAAAGATGTTTTTCTATGCTCGATTGATCATAAGGGCGAGATTTACGTGAATGCTAAAAAAGACAGCTCTAAAAAATAA